Proteins found in one Phycisphaerae bacterium genomic segment:
- a CDS encoding response regulator, which yields MPRRPTEILVVEQDADVAEMISQCLGEAIQANVSRARTGQEALRSELTHRHDLIITSCDLPDGDVLDLMRQLRVSNKCPVILLADNPTPAQLVQAMKLGLRHVLLRPFDMVELAEVARSAIRSARRRRCHRLRYQRLRLLTARIIRERRDLRQRVDLICQDVVRSYRNLAHKVAESGVLTQD from the coding sequence ATGCCCAGGCGACCAACCGAGATCCTGGTGGTGGAACAAGACGCCGACGTCGCCGAGATGATTTCCCAGTGCCTCGGCGAGGCGATCCAGGCCAACGTCAGCCGTGCCCGCACCGGCCAGGAAGCACTTCGCAGCGAGCTCACCCATCGCCACGACCTGATCATCACCTCCTGCGACCTCCCGGACGGCGATGTCCTCGACCTGATGCGTCAGCTGCGCGTGTCCAACAAGTGCCCGGTCATCCTCTTGGCCGATAACCCCACACCCGCCCAGCTGGTCCAGGCCATGAAACTCGGCCTCCGCCACGTGCTGCTCCGGCCATTCGACATGGTCGAGCTCGCCGAGGTGGCCCGCTCCGCCATCCGATCTGCCCGTCGACGCCGCTGCCACCGCCTGCGCTACCAGCGCCTGCGGCTCCTCACCGCTCGAATCATCCGCGAACGCCGCGATCTGCGCCAGCGGGTCGATCTTATCTGCCAGGACGTGGTTCGATCCTATCGCAACCTCGCTCACAAGGTCGCGGAATCAGGCGTCCTGACCCAGGATTGA
- a CDS encoding response regulator: MKNTYTTGEVADICRVSQQTVIRCFDNGRLKGFRVPGSRFRRIPHDSLVEFMKSNHIPLEYLESGKKRVLVVDDDEAILEMLVELLERDGRFEVRVARGGYEAGMLTQEFRPDVIVLDYKLPDVDGHLVCRTVRGNPTFSETRIIMISGVADPDEIAMLRAAGADDFLRKPFQIDELIARILQLVHV, encoded by the coding sequence ATGAAGAACACGTACACGACAGGCGAAGTGGCCGATATCTGCCGGGTCAGCCAGCAGACCGTGATCCGGTGTTTCGACAATGGTCGACTGAAGGGCTTCCGGGTCCCTGGGTCCCGCTTCCGGCGGATCCCGCATGACTCCCTGGTCGAGTTCATGAAGTCCAATCACATACCGCTCGAGTACCTCGAGTCGGGCAAGAAACGGGTCCTGGTGGTCGACGACGACGAGGCGATCCTGGAGATGCTCGTCGAACTGCTGGAGCGCGACGGCCGGTTCGAGGTCCGCGTCGCCCGCGGCGGCTACGAGGCCGGCATGCTCACCCAGGAGTTCCGTCCGGACGTCATCGTCCTGGACTACAAGCTCCCGGACGTGGACGGCCATCTGGTATGCCGGACCGTTCGGGGCAACCCGACGTTCTCCGAGACGCGGATCATCATGATCAGCGGCGTCGCCGATCCCGACGAGATTGCCATGCTCCGGGCCGCAGGCGCGGATGATTTCCTTCGCAAACCGTTCCAGATCGACGAGTTGATCGCCCGCATCCTTCAGCTCGTGCACGTATAG
- the pyrR gene encoding bifunctional pyr operon transcriptional regulator/uracil phosphoribosyltransferase PyrR produces the protein MEKTSTHILLNAEGIGELVGQLAQAVFDSLPRQVPVGIIGIRRRGEVLAKRLAHELAFRGAQGVAIGSLDITLYRDDLAELGPQAIVRQTEIDFDIDGRYIVLVDDVLFTGRSVRAALDALIDLGRPKAIRLAVLVDRPGRELPIQADFVGLTVKQPGVSVTVLLTESDGVEEVRSE, from the coding sequence ATGGAGAAAACCTCGACCCATATCCTGCTGAACGCCGAGGGGATCGGCGAGCTGGTGGGGCAACTGGCTCAGGCGGTGTTTGACTCACTGCCGCGGCAGGTCCCCGTGGGGATCATTGGTATCCGCCGCCGGGGCGAGGTGCTCGCCAAGCGGCTGGCCCACGAACTGGCTTTCCGAGGGGCGCAGGGGGTTGCGATCGGCTCTCTGGATATCACGCTCTACCGGGACGACCTGGCCGAGCTGGGTCCCCAGGCCATCGTCCGACAGACGGAGATCGACTTTGACATTGACGGACGGTACATCGTGCTGGTGGATGATGTCCTTTTCACCGGCCGATCGGTCCGGGCGGCTCTAGACGCTCTTATTGATCTGGGGCGTCCCAAGGCGATCCGGTTGGCGGTCCTGGTAGATCGGCCGGGGCGGGAGCTGCCCATTCAGGCTGACTTCGTTGGACTGACGGTGAAGCAGCCGGGGGTCTCGGTAACCGTGCTGTTGACCGAATCGGATGGCGTGGAAGAGGTGCGTTCGGAATGA
- a CDS encoding sigma-70 family RNA polymerase sigma factor, whose amino-acid sequence MAQAAALPLELRSLLASLTSAEVAESQQWILRLLRGQGTAVLTALWRMLGSEADVLDAYQTAVCRLTARGQQGVGANPAGYFYRIAVNAAIETLRTRQRQKAHWSELVESRANLPPPPGVTVVCDEREALERMRLAISELPRHLREVVILRDLGQMRYAEVAGVLGITAGTARLYRRQAVIRLAELIGEEVTG is encoded by the coding sequence ATGGCCCAGGCTGCTGCCTTGCCACTTGAGTTGCGGTCGCTCCTGGCGTCGCTGACCTCGGCCGAGGTCGCCGAGAGTCAGCAGTGGATCCTGCGTCTGCTCCGCGGCCAGGGGACCGCTGTGCTGACCGCCTTATGGCGCATGCTGGGTTCAGAAGCGGATGTCCTTGACGCCTACCAAACGGCCGTCTGCCGCCTGACCGCTCGCGGCCAGCAGGGTGTTGGGGCCAACCCGGCGGGGTACTTCTATCGCATCGCGGTCAACGCGGCGATCGAGACGTTGCGGACCCGGCAACGGCAGAAGGCCCACTGGTCGGAGCTGGTGGAATCACGGGCCAATCTTCCCCCGCCGCCAGGGGTGACGGTCGTCTGCGACGAGAGGGAGGCTCTCGAACGGATGAGGCTGGCGATCAGCGAATTGCCCCGGCATCTCCGAGAAGTCGTCATTCTGCGGGATTTGGGGCAGATGCGGTATGCCGAAGTGGCGGGGGTCCTGGGCATCACGGCGGGCACGGCCCGGCTGTACCGTCGGCAAGCGGTGATCAGACTCGCCGAGCTCATTGGAGAGGAGGTCACGGGATGA
- a CDS encoding HDOD domain-containing protein has protein sequence MGLTATETKGGMHGQHGSQVELILAQIESLPTLPAVAVQLLELSSNERASIRDLVRIVESDPSLAARIVSLVRRADKTAHAETVERAVILLGFDAVRNLALSIQIFETFSHRVESGSRRFDRLAFWKHCLAVGCAARLLCDKRWATRGVGGSEPVPDPEQAFICGLLHDLGKVVLAACFPKTYDRVVEKSDALLGSLLDVERELFGLDHTLAGRRLATYWKLPTMIEECVWLHHHLPASTPTQIGFPGHVRLVQMADELVRHVRIGYSGNYQMSRSLWSAFGVPGDIQAEVGALKTDLIELVESRVGLMGLDSLTSQEVYEEALGKANQELAQVNFRLSELNGRLAQRSQCFDALQEFKSALGDEPDHEHISRAMLAATRVSLPMVPAAAVAWSPCRSLVVMAVTPRQAAEVHTDLMPDDLAGGTLADRGPTAQDPEQLLSQALLDRLTPLLGAPPAWCQSIRKQGRLLGCIVLTEAPPPSIMETLTVLADWAGSWLYGAESRMTASRLSEEMSDMNRRLVESQAEVARMRSLATVGEMAAGAAHEINNPLAVISGRAQLLHRNAQDDQTRRVADLIAEHAHKASAIVNELMEFAKPNPPQPTTWPIARLLSELRAEWLTKASLGNEQFHLVLSDDLPDVHADAAQVRKLFDELVRNAVEAMQDQPKPLLLINCHANVADEMVVVRVEDNGVGMAPEVLERATDPFFSSRTAGRGRGLGLSRAARYAEINGGQMRLSSRPREGTVVLVTLPTARKPEECGRRVVR, from the coding sequence ATGGGTTTGACGGCAACCGAAACAAAGGGGGGGATGCACGGCCAGCACGGGAGTCAGGTCGAACTCATCCTCGCTCAGATCGAGTCTTTGCCTACGCTCCCGGCCGTGGCGGTCCAGCTCCTGGAGCTCAGCAGCAACGAGCGGGCCTCGATCCGCGATCTGGTGCGGATCGTCGAATCGGATCCGAGTCTGGCTGCCCGGATCGTGTCCCTGGTCCGACGAGCGGACAAGACCGCACATGCCGAGACAGTCGAGCGAGCGGTCATTCTCCTAGGGTTCGACGCGGTCCGCAATCTGGCTCTTTCCATCCAGATCTTCGAGACATTCTCCCATCGGGTCGAAAGCGGCTCCCGCAGGTTCGACCGGCTCGCCTTCTGGAAACACTGCCTGGCCGTGGGATGCGCCGCCCGGCTGCTCTGTGACAAACGCTGGGCGACTCGGGGCGTCGGCGGATCAGAACCTGTGCCCGATCCGGAGCAAGCTTTCATCTGCGGGCTGCTTCACGATCTCGGCAAGGTGGTCCTGGCCGCCTGCTTCCCCAAGACGTACGACCGGGTGGTCGAGAAGAGCGATGCCCTGCTGGGCAGCCTGCTCGACGTGGAACGAGAGCTCTTCGGGCTGGATCACACCCTGGCGGGACGCCGGCTGGCCACCTACTGGAAGCTGCCGACGATGATCGAGGAGTGCGTCTGGCTGCACCACCACCTGCCGGCTTCGACCCCCACGCAGATCGGCTTCCCCGGTCATGTCCGCCTGGTCCAGATGGCCGATGAACTGGTCCGCCACGTTCGAATTGGCTACTCGGGCAACTACCAGATGAGTCGATCGCTCTGGAGCGCCTTCGGCGTGCCCGGCGATATCCAGGCTGAAGTCGGCGCCCTCAAGACCGACTTGATCGAACTGGTTGAATCGCGGGTCGGGCTGATGGGACTCGATTCCCTGACCTCCCAGGAAGTTTATGAGGAGGCTCTGGGCAAGGCCAATCAGGAACTGGCCCAGGTCAACTTCCGGTTGAGCGAGCTGAACGGGCGGCTGGCCCAGCGATCGCAGTGCTTCGATGCCCTGCAGGAGTTCAAGTCCGCCCTGGGAGATGAGCCGGATCACGAACACATCAGCCGGGCCATGCTGGCCGCCACCCGGGTATCCCTGCCAATGGTCCCCGCGGCCGCGGTCGCTTGGTCACCGTGTCGATCACTGGTCGTGATGGCCGTCACCCCGCGCCAGGCCGCCGAGGTGCATACCGACCTGATGCCCGACGATCTCGCTGGCGGGACCCTTGCCGACCGGGGCCCGACCGCACAGGATCCCGAGCAGCTGCTCAGCCAGGCGCTCCTTGACCGGTTGACGCCCCTGCTCGGCGCGCCCCCGGCTTGGTGCCAGAGCATCCGGAAACAAGGGCGACTCCTGGGCTGCATCGTTCTCACCGAAGCTCCTCCACCCAGTATCATGGAGACGCTGACCGTGCTGGCCGACTGGGCCGGATCCTGGCTGTACGGTGCCGAGTCGCGAATGACCGCTAGCCGCCTCAGCGAGGAAATGTCCGACATGAATCGCCGGCTCGTGGAGTCCCAGGCCGAGGTGGCCCGGATGCGCTCCCTGGCCACGGTGGGGGAAATGGCCGCCGGCGCCGCCCACGAGATCAACAACCCCTTGGCGGTCATCAGCGGCCGAGCCCAGCTCCTGCATCGAAATGCCCAGGATGATCAGACCCGCCGCGTCGCCGACCTCATCGCCGAGCATGCACACAAGGCCAGCGCGATCGTGAATGAGCTCATGGAGTTCGCCAAGCCCAACCCGCCGCAGCCCACCACCTGGCCGATCGCCCGGCTGCTGAGCGAGCTTCGGGCCGAGTGGCTGACCAAGGCCTCGCTCGGCAACGAGCAATTCCACCTCGTGCTATCGGACGACCTGCCCGACGTCCACGCCGATGCCGCCCAGGTGCGGAAGTTATTTGACGAACTGGTTCGCAATGCGGTCGAGGCCATGCAGGACCAGCCAAAGCCACTCTTGCTGATCAATTGCCATGCCAATGTAGCCGATGAGATGGTCGTGGTCAGGGTCGAGGATAACGGTGTAGGCATGGCTCCCGAAGTGCTGGAACGTGCTACCGACCCGTTCTTCTCCTCCCGAACCGCCGGCCGCGGCCGGGGGCTGGGCTTGTCCCGAGCTGCTCGGTATGCCGAGATCAACGGCGGCCAGATGCGACTGTCGAGCCGACCCAGGGAGGGGACGGTAGTGCTGGTGACATTGCCGACGGCACGCAAACCTGAGGAGTGCGGCCGACGGGTGGTTCGGTAG
- a CDS encoding aspartate carbamoyltransferase catalytic subunit, which produces MSKSRTTGSTPAAAAVRTGVVSAHPQDGFVWTRPHLLGLEDLSRDELLHIFKTAESFQEVSTRSIKKVPALRGRVVVNLFFEDSTRTRMSFSLAAQRLSADVMEFSAAKSSVTKGESLRDTVRNIEAMGVDTFVIRHTAAGAPHYITQFTNCHVLNAGDGQHEHPTQGLIDIFTIRERKGRIEGLNVVIVGDIAHSRVARSNLWGLNKLGAKVTLVGPTTLVPRAFEKMGANVSHNLDQALRDADVVNMLRIQRERMTSQLFPSTEEYVRLFGLTRERLKGTKPDLLILHPGPINRGVELASDVADGPNSSILRQVSNGLAIRMAVLFLVNQAPVSQGATAPGI; this is translated from the coding sequence ATGAGCAAATCAAGGACCACGGGATCCACACCGGCCGCGGCCGCCGTGCGTACCGGGGTGGTTTCGGCTCATCCGCAGGATGGTTTCGTCTGGACACGGCCTCATCTCCTGGGGCTCGAGGATCTGTCCCGCGACGAGCTGCTTCACATCTTCAAGACCGCGGAGAGCTTTCAGGAAGTGTCCACCCGGAGCATCAAGAAGGTCCCTGCCCTTCGCGGCCGCGTGGTCGTCAACCTGTTTTTCGAGGACTCGACTCGCACCCGGATGAGCTTCTCGCTGGCCGCCCAGCGGCTTTCGGCGGACGTCATGGAGTTCTCGGCCGCCAAGTCCTCGGTGACGAAGGGCGAATCCCTGCGCGACACCGTTCGGAACATCGAAGCGATGGGCGTGGACACCTTCGTGATCCGGCACACAGCCGCAGGCGCCCCCCACTACATCACGCAGTTCACCAACTGCCACGTACTCAACGCGGGCGATGGCCAGCACGAGCATCCCACGCAGGGGCTGATTGACATCTTCACGATCCGCGAGCGCAAAGGCCGCATCGAAGGCCTCAACGTCGTCATCGTCGGCGACATCGCCCACTCGCGTGTTGCCCGGTCGAATCTTTGGGGGCTCAACAAGCTGGGCGCCAAGGTCACGCTGGTGGGCCCGACCACGCTGGTGCCCAGGGCTTTCGAAAAAATGGGGGCAAACGTCAGTCACAATCTCGATCAGGCTCTTCGTGATGCCGACGTGGTGAATATGCTCCGGATCCAGCGCGAGCGGATGACCAGCCAGCTCTTCCCCAGCACCGAGGAGTACGTTCGTCTTTTCGGCCTGACCCGCGAGCGGCTCAAGGGCACCAAGCCCGACTTGCTCATCCTGCACCCAGGTCCAATCAACCGCGGCGTCGAGCTGGCCAGCGACGTCGCGGACGGCCCGAACAGTTCCATCCTCCGGCAAGTCTCCAACGGCTTGGCCATCCGCATGGCCGTGCTCTTTCTGGTGAATCAAGCTCCGGTCAGCCAAGGGGCGACGGCTCCTGGGATTTGA